In Candidatus Krumholzibacteriota bacterium, a single window of DNA contains:
- a CDS encoding N-acetylmuramoyl-L-alanine amidase has product MTGRREIRFILAFITVVFMTLGVAEISGDVLPASRLVQKIRYYSGPDRTRVVLDLSRPCDYQVSERKDPDRIVIDIPSGRFSPGVKKTIVDDGVLSRIRINDLRQGAQVVLDLRGITEYKYYSLGPNSVHPDRIVIDLVKPISNVERLERRAKVEEVANSGDIIVIIDPGHGGSKPGTSSNNGLLEKDIALDIARMTRDAIDSYKGFRAILTREGDYDVGLADRIKIARNHGGRCFVSIHLNSVRSSTPRGSEIFYLSVEGARDENSEALEERENMILEMGEEGEMLNDDIEWILGDWGRKEAMAQSFALSEAIAGKMKQVGSIPFRGIKQANFVILRNLQKPSVLVEICFLSNRKDVSLIRKEKVKKEVAESIASGIVEYLLENPPEGSGVSPAKMLTHTVSKGETLGLIARKYGTTVREICDLNRIGSGATIRPGQKIRVIRKMIRTTGS; this is encoded by the coding sequence TTGACGGGAAGAAGAGAAATAAGATTCATACTGGCTTTCATCACGGTGGTTTTTATGACCCTGGGTGTCGCCGAAATTTCCGGCGATGTTTTGCCCGCCTCAAGACTGGTGCAGAAGATACGGTATTATTCGGGACCTGACAGGACGCGAGTCGTCCTTGACCTCAGCCGGCCATGTGATTATCAGGTCAGTGAGCGCAAGGATCCTGACAGAATAGTGATCGATATCCCTTCGGGAAGATTTTCCCCCGGTGTAAAAAAGACGATCGTTGATGATGGCGTCCTGTCACGTATAAGGATCAATGATCTCAGGCAAGGCGCCCAGGTCGTTCTTGATCTGCGGGGGATTACTGAATACAAGTATTATTCCCTTGGTCCTAATTCTGTCCATCCAGACAGGATAGTGATAGATCTTGTAAAACCGATATCAAATGTCGAGAGACTGGAGCGCAGGGCGAAAGTCGAGGAAGTCGCCAACAGTGGAGATATTATTGTTATAATTGATCCAGGCCATGGAGGCAGCAAACCGGGGACATCATCGAATAACGGATTGCTCGAAAAGGATATTGCTCTCGATATAGCCAGAATGACCAGGGACGCGATAGATTCGTACAAGGGTTTCCGGGCGATATTGACGCGAGAGGGAGATTATGATGTCGGCCTTGCCGACCGGATAAAGATAGCGAGGAATCATGGCGGCAGATGTTTCGTCTCGATACATCTCAATTCCGTGAGGTCGTCGACTCCACGGGGATCAGAGATCTTTTATCTCTCTGTCGAGGGGGCAAGGGACGAGAATTCCGAAGCGCTGGAGGAACGGGAGAATATGATTCTGGAGATGGGTGAGGAGGGGGAGATGCTTAACGATGATATTGAATGGATCCTGGGCGACTGGGGCAGAAAGGAAGCGATGGCCCAGAGTTTTGCCCTTTCGGAAGCTATTGCCGGAAAGATGAAACAGGTCGGTTCGATCCCTTTCAGGGGGATCAAGCAGGCGAACTTCGTCATACTGAGGAATCTGCAAAAACCGTCGGTCCTGGTCGAGATCTGTTTTTTATCGAACAGGAAGGACGTCTCCCTGATAAGGAAAGAGAAGGTCAAAAAAGAGGTTGCCGAATCGATCGCATCCGGTATAGTCGAATATCTTCTGGAGAATCCTCCCGAGGGGAGCGGAGTATCTCCGGCGAAGATGCTTACTCATACCGTCTCAAAAGGCGAGACCCTGGGGTTGATAGCGAGAAAATATGGAACAACAGTCAGAGAGATATGTGATCTCAACAGGATAGGAAGCGGCGCGACGATCAGGCCGGGACAGAAGATCAGGGTGATCCGAAAGATGATCCGGACTACAGGTTCGTAA
- a CDS encoding UDP-2,3-diacylglucosamine diphosphatase, protein MSDTVIFVSDTHFNRNRDEKEREKRRRFLRFLESCAGISRIYLLGDVFDFWFEYRHAVPSFYYDILEGFFKLSRSGTKIFMTGGNHDFWLGNFLPEVIGIEILGQETTETIQGHSITMTHGDMLMPGDHGYKALKALIRNRLVIRLAKLLPPDLLYSFAGRFSITSKSITHRKTRLFAEKVSSLAKDSCFNNGNDVFIMGHIHMPLLRRYDDRTFIILGDWVEHSSYLRLEDGRFSLESF, encoded by the coding sequence TTGAGCGACACAGTTATTTTCGTTTCCGATACGCATTTTAACCGTAACAGAGATGAAAAGGAAAGAGAAAAACGGCGGCGCTTTCTAAGGTTTCTGGAGAGTTGCGCCGGTATCTCCAGGATATATCTTCTCGGCGATGTATTCGACTTCTGGTTTGAGTACAGGCACGCTGTTCCCTCATTCTACTACGATATCCTGGAAGGTTTTTTCAAATTGTCCCGCTCGGGGACGAAGATATTCATGACGGGAGGGAACCACGACTTCTGGCTTGGAAATTTTCTCCCTGAAGTCATCGGGATCGAGATTCTGGGTCAGGAGACGACTGAAACGATCCAGGGACACTCGATAACGATGACTCATGGCGATATGCTTATGCCTGGTGATCATGGTTACAAGGCTCTTAAGGCCCTGATCAGGAACCGGCTGGTCATCAGACTGGCAAAACTCCTTCCTCCCGATCTGCTTTACTCCTTCGCCGGAAGATTCTCTATAACGAGCAAATCAATCACTCACAGGAAGACCCGGTTGTTCGCCGAAAAGGTATCATCCCTCGCGAAAGATAGTTGCTTCAATAACGGGAACGATGTTTTTATCATGGGACATATCCATATGCCGCTCCTGCGCCGTTATGACGACAGGACTTTTATCATACTCGGGGACTGGGTAGAACATTCCAGCTATCTTCGGCTTGAGGACGGGCGCTTTTCCCTTGAATCATTCTAA
- a CDS encoding RNA polymerase sigma factor RpoD/SigA codes for MYPEGKDNDYMGEKSLDLYLKEINNTSLLTREQERDLACRIRDGEETALHDLVKANLRFVVSIAKQYVNQGLSLADLINEGNMGLIKAAKRFDEKRGFKFISYAVWWIRQAMLQALAEQSRIVRLPLNRAGTLYRIGKVSRQLDQELGRTPEVEEIAEKLNLSNEEVRDTMKIANSHLSLDASFNNDQEENSLVDYLADESQDSPDEMTYVNALSDDMQKALGTLTDRERTILSLYFGLEGEEPLTLEEIGKKMNLTRERIRQIKEKSITRLRHSTRSKYLRGYVQE; via the coding sequence ATGTATCCGGAAGGAAAAGATAACGATTACATGGGAGAGAAAAGTCTCGACCTGTATCTGAAGGAAATCAACAACACTTCTCTGCTGACGAGGGAGCAGGAACGTGATCTCGCTTGCAGGATCAGGGATGGTGAAGAGACTGCCTTGCATGATCTCGTCAAGGCGAATCTGAGATTCGTTGTTTCGATCGCAAAGCAGTATGTCAACCAGGGATTATCTCTTGCCGACCTGATCAACGAGGGGAATATGGGCCTGATCAAGGCGGCAAAAAGATTCGATGAAAAACGCGGATTCAAGTTTATTTCTTACGCCGTATGGTGGATAAGACAGGCAATGCTTCAGGCTCTTGCCGAGCAGTCACGTATAGTCAGGCTTCCCCTGAACAGGGCAGGCACGCTCTACAGGATCGGGAAGGTGTCGAGGCAGCTGGACCAGGAACTTGGAAGGACTCCTGAAGTCGAAGAGATCGCCGAGAAGCTGAATCTCTCGAATGAAGAGGTCAGGGACACGATGAAGATAGCAAACAGCCATCTTTCACTCGATGCTTCGTTCAATAACGACCAGGAAGAGAATTCGCTCGTAGATTATCTGGCAGATGAATCACAGGATTCTCCCGATGAGATGACATATGTCAACGCTTTAAGCGACGATATGCAGAAAGCGCTAGGGACTCTGACAGATCGTGAAAGAACTATCCTCAGCCTATACTTCGGTCTTGAGGGGGAGGAGCCTCTGACTCTGGAGGAAATTGGTAAAAAAATGAACCTGACTCGCGAAAGGATCCGCCAGATAAAGGAAAAATCGATCACCAGACTCAGGCACAGCACAAGAAGCAAATATCTCAGAGGATACGTGCAGGAGTAG
- a CDS encoding PorV/PorQ family protein: MLRRKILAATVIIVSLASAVTAGEPGTSGFVFLRLGNGARASGMGEAFTAVCDDATSIYWNPAGMAAVEGVELNVTHSEWLMDIRFEQVSVASEVYGGVAGLGFTGVYYGELDRYGDSPSLTPDGTFAPYDLALSAGYARDIIPNLSAGIAAKLIYEKIDFESATGYAIDFGVTHRSRIEGLTIAASMLNLGPQAKFVEEKFYPPFQLRIGAAHLSEKEWLRGSLVLAADAVFPNDSGSKFHTGLEYLYHNLLAVRLGYKSGYHVQGASMGCGIIYRNLRFDYSYSAIADDLGDVHRFSINLFPSL; the protein is encoded by the coding sequence GACAGCGGGAGAACCAGGAACCAGCGGTTTTGTCTTCCTGAGGCTTGGAAATGGAGCCAGGGCAAGCGGCATGGGCGAGGCGTTCACCGCTGTCTGCGATGACGCGACCAGTATCTACTGGAACCCGGCCGGGATGGCGGCAGTCGAGGGTGTCGAACTCAACGTCACACACTCGGAATGGTTGATGGATATCCGGTTCGAGCAGGTCTCGGTGGCGAGCGAAGTCTATGGCGGAGTAGCGGGACTGGGATTCACGGGTGTCTACTATGGTGAACTCGACAGGTACGGCGATTCTCCTTCGCTTACTCCGGATGGTACTTTCGCTCCTTACGACCTCGCCCTTTCCGCCGGTTATGCCAGGGATATAATACCCAACCTCTCTGCCGGGATAGCGGCGAAACTGATATATGAGAAGATCGACTTCGAATCGGCTACAGGTTATGCCATCGATTTCGGCGTTACACATAGATCGAGGATCGAAGGATTGACTATCGCCGCTTCGATGCTTAATCTCGGTCCCCAGGCGAAATTTGTGGAAGAAAAATTCTACCCTCCCTTCCAGCTCAGGATCGGGGCTGCCCATCTCTCTGAAAAAGAATGGTTGCGGGGAAGCCTTGTTCTCGCCGCAGACGCGGTTTTTCCAAATGACAGCGGATCGAAATTCCATACCGGCCTGGAGTATCTTTACCACAACCTGCTCGCGGTCCGGTTGGGATACAAGAGCGGATACCATGTTCAGGGTGCGTCAATGGGGTGCGGGATCATCTACAGGAATCTGAGGTTCGATTATTCCTACTCGGCGATAGCCGATGACCTGGGTGATGTTCATCGTTTCTCGATAAATCTCTTTCCTTCGCTTTAG
- a CDS encoding M23 family metallopeptidase, producing MDRYFTFLYVRRGNAGVKSIKIRRTLAFSAGILLVSFFVTSMVLTVRYADIRTDSRNMESLKSENEELIERLNHFELEVDQLKNRMNVNFELQNRARLMANLDPISEDVWQVGVGGPEPGLLDRELKVTDVLFSGFEDDISRIVRQSHLQRESYGEIIDILEKESDLRNCTPSIRPLNGGFLSSRFGRRMDPFSGRIAFHKGVDYFARSGTPLMSTADGVITMAKNNGSMGLTIEVNHGNGFMTKYAHLSKILVKRGQRIKRGEIIGLVGNTGKSTGPHLHYEVIFRKTHRDPLQYIIPEGIYFD from the coding sequence ATGGACAGGTATTTCACATTTCTCTACGTCCGCAGAGGTAACGCGGGAGTCAAATCGATAAAGATCAGGAGGACTCTGGCGTTCTCAGCGGGCATCCTGCTTGTTTCCTTCTTTGTCACTTCGATGGTACTGACTGTCAGATATGCCGATATCAGGACTGATTCAAGGAATATGGAATCTCTGAAAAGTGAAAACGAGGAGCTTATCGAGCGGTTGAATCACTTTGAACTGGAAGTTGATCAATTGAAGAACCGGATGAACGTCAATTTCGAGCTGCAGAACAGGGCAAGGCTGATGGCCAATCTCGATCCTATCTCTGAAGATGTCTGGCAGGTGGGAGTCGGTGGCCCCGAACCCGGTCTTCTGGACAGGGAACTGAAAGTCACGGACGTACTGTTTTCCGGTTTCGAGGATGATATATCAAGAATCGTCCGGCAGTCGCACCTTCAGAGGGAAAGTTACGGCGAGATCATTGATATTCTTGAAAAGGAATCGGACCTAAGGAACTGTACACCTTCGATAAGGCCTCTGAACGGCGGATTTCTTTCCAGCAGGTTTGGTAGAAGGATGGACCCTTTTTCAGGGAGGATCGCTTTTCACAAGGGTGTCGATTATTTTGCCAGGTCCGGAACGCCGCTGATGAGCACGGCCGATGGAGTGATCACTATGGCGAAAAATAACGGGAGTATGGGGCTTACTATCGAAGTGAATCATGGGAATGGTTTCATGACGAAATACGCCCACCTTTCCAAGATCCTGGTTAAAAGGGGACAGCGGATCAAACGTGGTGAGATAATAGGTCTCGTTGGAAACACCGGAAAATCTACCGGTCCGCATCTTCATTATGAGGTGATATTCAGGAAAACGCACAGGGATCCTCTTCAGTATATAATTCCAGAAGGCATTTATTTCGATTGA